The DNA window CCACCCGCTACGGCTAACAATTGGTGCGCGGCGAAAGTCTCGATCGCCGCCTGTGGCGCGTTAACAAAGTGCACCGCGTGGTCCCAACGTAACGTTGCCATACATGCCTCGCTAATCGTCTTCAGGGTTTATCAACTGCCGCCCGGCAGGCCGCTATTCCCAGTCGGTGTTTACCTTAACCGCACTGGCTCCCGGCAGTTGGTACACATCCTCGTTGTACCATTTCTTGGACAGCGCCGAGAGTGTGCCGTCGTTCTTCAACGCCACCAGCACGTTATCCACGGCTTCAATCAATTTCGGATCGGTATTTTTACGGTACAGGAACACATTAGGGAATAACCCGACGGAATCAGAGGCTTTCAGGTTCAAGTTCAATGATTTGTTTAGCGCCAGCAGTGCGCCAATCGGGTAAATAGCTGCGTCATACTCGCCGGAGGCGACGGAGCGGAAGATATCCGCCGCCGACTGTTCGCCATTGGGCTGAAGATTGATCGGTTTGGCGGCGTGCTTTTGGTTGTAGTTTTCAATCACCGTATAGCGGGCATCATTGGTGTGGATCGGCACCAATTTTTTATTGCCGTTGGCCAGATCGTCCAGGTTATGAATGCCGTTTTCATCGTTACGGACAATCAGGCGTAAATCGCTGATGCCGGATGGTTGGTGGGAATAGTCATACTGCGCGGCACGCTCCTTGGTCAGGTAGAAATGATCCGCCGCCAGGCTATAGGCGCCGGTAGAGAGCCCGACGATCATGGCATCGCGCGAGACCGCGCTGAAATGGAATTGATAATCCGGCAAGCGTTCATCAACGATTTGCAGCAGCTCGCCGTCATAGCCGGAAAGTTTATTGTTATCATCGATAAAGCTAAACGGAAAGCCATTGGCGTTAACCACCACTTCCACCGTTTGCGGCGCCGCGCTGCTTTGCGCTGCCCATGTGGCGCTGATACCGGCCAGTAATGCCAGCGCGGCAACGCGTAATTTTTTACTTGTAACCATTGTGACCCCCAACGAGTGCATCATCATTATTATTAAGCTGGCTGCGCATGCGTGGCCCATTTACGGCTCAAAAACCCTTCCAGGCGCCGTAGCGCCCCTGCGATAGCCAGGCACAGCAGAATGTAAACCAGCAACACCACGCAATACGCCTCCACGAAATGGAACCCACGTGCGGCGGCCATATTGGCCTTCGCCATCAAATCCACCACGGTAATGGTGTAGACCAGCGAGGTATCTTTAATCAGATCGATCACAATGCTGGTCATGTTAGGCAGCGCCGATACCGCTGCCTGTGGCAGAATAATGCGCCGCAGCCGCGTAAAACCGGTTAACCCGACGGACCAGGCGGCCTCGCGTTGGCCTTTCTCTACCGCATTCCAGGCGGCGCGAAACGCCTCGGCGAAATAGGCGCTAAATACCACCGAAAAAGCAATGACAGCGGCTACCATCGGTGCGAGCTTGTAATGGAAGATGGGCGTGTTCGGCCCGCTAAACAGGGCGCTGGCGCCCCATGGCCAGACGTAAAACACGAAATACAGCATCACCAGCATGGGGATTGAACGGCCGAAAGAGATAAATACCTTAACCAGATATTTCACACCCGGGGTGTTGCGAATCATCACCGATGCCAGCAATCCGCCCAGCAGTAGCGAGAATACCAATGACAACCCAGTAATACTGAGCGTCACCGGCAGCGCGCTTAAAATAAAACCACAGTTGTTGATAATAAACTCAATGCTAAACATGCCGGTGGTTTACTCCAATAAATAGCGATAGCGTTTTTCTATCTGCTGCGTCAGAAAATAAATGGCAACGTTCAGTGCCCAATAAATAATAATTACGCTGATAAATGCAGAGACTTGTTTAGCGCCGTAGCTGTTTTGCGCTATTTTTTGCGCCCGGCCGAAGATATCTACAATGCCGATAATATTGACCAGCGACGTCATCTTAATCAGGTTGATTAATAAATTGCCGAAGTTAGGCAACGCGATAATTAACCCTTGTGGGAAGATAATACGCAGCACGCCGATCGGGTAGGGGATATTCAAACTTTGGATCGCCTCTTTTTGCCCCCGATCCACGGCGTTCCAGGCGGAGCGCAGCATTTCTGCAAAGTACGGGCTCATACCCACCGCGATGGACAACACGGCGAAAGTGGTGTCGCTGATGCTGCGCGGCTCAAACCCGGCGGCGTTCAACAGCAGCTTGCCGCCATAGAAAAACAATAAAATCAGCAGCGCCAGCGGCGCACCGCGCATGATATCGGTATACGCCTTGGCAAATTTGCGCAGCCACCGGCGTTTGTTGAATTGCAATATCGCGGTAGCCAGGCCAAGAGCCAGGCCAATCACCAGAGAAGCGCCGGTAATGCCCAAGGTAATCGGCAGGTTCTCAAGCAGTTTTGGGACAATCTGGTACAGATCATCAAGGCTGAATAATGACGTGTTCATCGCGGCGCCTCAACGCTGGAACTGTAGGCGGGCGAGAAACGCGTTGGTGCGGGCCTGCTTGGCCGCCGCAAAAATTTGTTCTGGTGGCCCCTGCTCAATGATTTTCCCCTCTTCCATAAAAATCACGCGGTCCGCAACCTGGCGGGCAAACGCCATCTCATGGGTAACGATAATCATGGTTTGCCCTTCCGCGGCGATCTCCTGAATCAGGCTCAATACTTCGCCTACTTTTTCAGGATCGAGCGCGGAGGTTGGCTCATCAAGCAACAACAATGCGGGGTTCATTGCCAGCGCGCGGGCGATGCCAACGCGTTGCTTTTGCCCGCCGGATAGGCTATTGGGATAGTGATCTTTCCTGTTCCATAACCCCACGCGTGTGAGCAGGCGTTCGGCCAGTTTAAGGGCGTCACGGCGCGGCATCTTTTTCGCGTAAATCAAACCTTCCGTGATATTTTCCAGCGCCGTACGGTTATGGAATAAATTCCAGGATTGAAATACCATCGCAGTTTTCGCCCGCAGCCGATTAATTTCTTTTTTATTAGCACTGGCGCAGTTTACCTGCACATCGTTAATCTTGATGGTGCCGCCATCGGCGGGATCTAAAAAATTAAGGCTGCGCAACAGGGTTGTTTTACCAGAGCCGCTGGGGCCTATAATGCAAATGACCTCTCCTTGGTTAATATCCAGGGATACGCCTTTTAATATTTTTTCGTCTGAATAATGCTTGATAATATCCCTGATTATTACCATTGCCAACACACCATAAAGATCAACAAGTTCTGAAAATATAATGTTCTTATGAGATATTTTTGCAACTTACAAAATGTTATATTTATTTGACATATATGGTATATACGCGGTTGTTAATTTATTTTAAATTTATGTTGCTTAGTCGTTGAGTTTTTATCGTGGGATATTTGAGCCGTGCTTCCGCCACGTGAATTATCGGGCTCTGCCTGGCAATAGATCAGCCTGCCGTCGGGGCAAAAGGCCCAGAGTAGAGTGGGCCTATGTTTAATAGACGTTCCCCTCACCAACGCGTTAGCCTGATGAGTTTGGCCTTGCGTTAATGCTCATCTGGCAGCGGAATATCCGCACTAATTCGTACCCCATGCTTATCGAAGATCATGCAGTGCCTGGCGGCAAAGGCCA is part of the Gibbsiella quercinecans genome and encodes:
- a CDS encoding amino acid ABC transporter ATP-binding protein, with amino-acid sequence MAMVIIRDIIKHYSDEKILKGVSLDINQGEVICIIGPSGSGKTTLLRSLNFLDPADGGTIKINDVQVNCASANKKEINRLRAKTAMVFQSWNLFHNRTALENITEGLIYAKKMPRRDALKLAERLLTRVGLWNRKDHYPNSLSGGQKQRVGIARALAMNPALLLLDEPTSALDPEKVGEVLSLIQEIAAEGQTMIIVTHEMAFARQVADRVIFMEEGKIIEQGPPEQIFAAAKQARTNAFLARLQFQR
- a CDS encoding transporter substrate-binding domain-containing protein, coding for MVTSKKLRVAALALLAGISATWAAQSSAAPQTVEVVVNANGFPFSFIDDNNKLSGYDGELLQIVDERLPDYQFHFSAVSRDAMIVGLSTGAYSLAADHFYLTKERAAQYDYSHQPSGISDLRLIVRNDENGIHNLDDLANGNKKLVPIHTNDARYTVIENYNQKHAAKPINLQPNGEQSAADIFRSVASGEYDAAIYPIGALLALNKSLNLNLKASDSVGLFPNVFLYRKNTDPKLIEAVDNVLVALKNDGTLSALSKKWYNEDVYQLPGASAVKVNTDWE
- a CDS encoding amino acid ABC transporter permease, with protein sequence MNTSLFSLDDLYQIVPKLLENLPITLGITGASLVIGLALGLATAILQFNKRRWLRKFAKAYTDIMRGAPLALLILLFFYGGKLLLNAAGFEPRSISDTTFAVLSIAVGMSPYFAEMLRSAWNAVDRGQKEAIQSLNIPYPIGVLRIIFPQGLIIALPNFGNLLINLIKMTSLVNIIGIVDIFGRAQKIAQNSYGAKQVSAFISVIIIYWALNVAIYFLTQQIEKRYRYLLE
- a CDS encoding amino acid ABC transporter permease, which encodes MFSIEFIINNCGFILSALPVTLSITGLSLVFSLLLGGLLASVMIRNTPGVKYLVKVFISFGRSIPMLVMLYFVFYVWPWGASALFSGPNTPIFHYKLAPMVAAVIAFSVVFSAYFAEAFRAAWNAVEKGQREAAWSVGLTGFTRLRRIILPQAAVSALPNMTSIVIDLIKDTSLVYTITVVDLMAKANMAAARGFHFVEAYCVVLLVYILLCLAIAGALRRLEGFLSRKWATHAQPA